From Candidatus Omnitrophota bacterium, the proteins below share one genomic window:
- a CDS encoding Tex family protein encodes MSEKYPSRIATELKIPLRSVQSTVDLLDGGATVPFISRYRKEATGSLDEVAVTAIRDRIHQLRELDKRRDVILQSIQEQGKLTDDLKDKILAADTMAVLEDIYLPYRPKRRTRATIAKEKGLEPLAAMIFEQKILAPEKEALAFVDPEKKVETAEDALAGARDIIAEWINENAEARANIRALYFQKGMFQSRAIRGKEQEGANYRDYFEWQEAVSAAPSHRVLAARRGEKEEILSLRVVAPEDEALKILETQFVKSNNRASQQVRLAAFDGYKRLLSLSMETEIRVATKEKADLDAIKVFAQNLRQLLLAPPLGPKFVMAVDPGYRTGCKVVCLDPQGKLLNFSTVYPTESPGKIEESARVIKDLCSKFHVEVIAIGNGTACREAESFIRGIGLPKEIQVLIVNESGASIYSASEVARKEFPDQDVTVRGAISIGRRLMDPLAELVKIDPKSIGVGQYQHDVDQPMLKQSLDDVVVSCVNLVGVELNTASKELLTYVSGLGEARAQAIVEFRNQQGPFRSRSELAGVPRLGPKAIEQAAGFLRIRGAENPLDASAVHPESYDVVYAMAKSLNCTVKDLVQNDQLRRQIDLTKYITSVIGLPTLQDIVAELAKPGRDPREQFEAFSFKEGVTKPEDLKLGMKLPGIVTNITKFGIFVDIGVHLDGLVHISQMSDKFVRDPNDLVKVHQTVKVTVLEVDLDRKRIALTMKNAPDLHFGTGRK; translated from the coding sequence ATGTCAGAGAAATATCCATCCCGAATCGCCACGGAATTAAAAATTCCTCTGCGCAGTGTTCAGTCCACCGTCGACCTTTTGGACGGCGGGGCCACGGTCCCGTTCATCTCCCGTTACCGTAAGGAGGCGACCGGAAGCCTGGATGAAGTGGCTGTGACGGCCATCCGCGACCGCATCCATCAGCTCCGGGAACTGGACAAGCGCCGGGACGTCATCCTGCAGTCCATCCAGGAGCAGGGGAAGCTCACGGATGACCTGAAAGACAAAATCCTCGCGGCGGATACCATGGCGGTGCTGGAAGACATCTATCTGCCTTATCGGCCAAAACGCCGGACCCGAGCCACCATTGCAAAAGAAAAGGGCTTAGAGCCGCTGGCGGCCATGATTTTTGAACAAAAGATCCTGGCCCCAGAGAAAGAGGCCCTGGCCTTTGTGGACCCGGAGAAAAAAGTGGAGACGGCGGAAGACGCGCTCGCCGGGGCCAGGGACATCATCGCGGAATGGATCAATGAGAATGCCGAGGCCAGGGCCAATATCCGCGCCCTGTATTTCCAAAAAGGGATGTTCCAGTCCCGGGCCATCCGGGGCAAGGAGCAGGAGGGGGCCAATTATCGCGATTATTTTGAGTGGCAGGAAGCCGTGAGCGCGGCGCCATCGCATAGAGTCCTCGCGGCCCGGCGGGGCGAGAAGGAAGAGATCCTGAGCCTGCGCGTGGTTGCCCCGGAAGACGAGGCGCTTAAAATTCTGGAAACACAATTCGTGAAAAGCAATAACAGGGCCAGCCAGCAGGTCCGCCTGGCGGCCTTTGACGGCTATAAACGGCTTTTGTCCCTGTCCATGGAAACGGAGATCCGCGTGGCCACCAAGGAAAAGGCCGACCTGGACGCGATCAAGGTCTTTGCGCAAAATCTTCGTCAGCTTCTTCTGGCTCCTCCCCTGGGGCCGAAATTTGTGATGGCGGTTGATCCGGGTTACCGGACCGGGTGCAAGGTGGTCTGCCTGGATCCCCAGGGCAAACTGCTGAATTTTTCTACGGTTTATCCAACGGAATCCCCGGGGAAGATCGAGGAAAGCGCGCGGGTCATCAAGGATTTATGCTCCAAATTCCATGTCGAAGTGATCGCCATCGGCAACGGAACGGCCTGTCGTGAGGCCGAATCGTTCATCCGCGGCATCGGTTTGCCCAAGGAAATCCAGGTTCTCATCGTCAATGAAAGCGGGGCGTCCATTTATTCCGCGTCGGAAGTCGCACGCAAAGAATTTCCTGATCAGGATGTCACGGTCCGCGGGGCGATCTCCATCGGCCGCCGTCTCATGGACCCGCTCGCGGAACTGGTCAAGATCGATCCTAAATCCATCGGCGTTGGGCAATACCAGCACGATGTGGACCAGCCCATGCTCAAACAGAGCCTGGACGACGTGGTTGTCAGTTGTGTCAACCTTGTGGGTGTTGAGCTGAACACGGCGAGCAAGGAACTGTTGACGTACGTTTCCGGGCTGGGTGAGGCGCGGGCCCAGGCCATCGTGGAGTTCCGCAATCAGCAGGGACCGTTCCGCTCCCGGTCGGAGCTGGCCGGCGTTCCCCGGCTGGGACCCAAGGCCATTGAGCAGGCGGCAGGGTTTCTTCGCATCCGGGGCGCGGAAAATCCTCTGGATGCCAGCGCCGTGCACCCGGAAAGTTATGATGTCGTTTATGCCATGGCCAAAAGTTTAAATTGCACGGTCAAAGATTTAGTGCAGAATGATCAGCTCCGCAGGCAAATTGATTTGACGAAATACATCACGTCCGTTATCGGGCTCCCGACCCTTCAGGACATCGTCGCTGAACTGGCCAAGCCCGGCCGGGACCCGCGCGAGCAGTTTGAGGCTTTTAGTTTCAAGGAGGGCGTGACAAAGCCCGAAGATTTGAAGCTGGGGATGAAACTCCCAGGGATCGTCACCAATATCACAAAATTCGGCATTTTCGTGGACATCGGAGTCCATTTGGACGGGCTGGTCCATATCAGCCAGATGTCCGATAAATTCGTCCGGGATCCCAACGATCTCGTCAAAGTCCATCAGACGGTCAAGGTCACGGTCCTGGAGGTGGACCTGGACCGCAAACGCATCGCCCTGACCATGAAAAATGCCCCGGATCTCCATTTCGGAACGGGCCGGAAGTAA
- a CDS encoding TIGR01777 family oxidoreductase, producing the protein MALNVAITGSTGFIGQTLVSRLRQEGHTVTRFLRPGPRRVFNEQTADWDPEQGMIDVRSLENQDIVIHLSGASIAGHRWTPSYKRAILDSRVNGTQLLSKTIARLAKPPKVLLSASAVGFYGPHPPDRAVDESAPRGRGVLADVCAAWESATAAARIAGIRVVNMRIGMVLGPSGGALAKMLPPFWWGLGGPLGNGRQMMSWIALDDIPSAVMHLIRTDSLEGPVNLVSPKPVSNREFTKILARVIRRPAVLPVPPLAIKALFGQMGEELLLSGAAIYPRRLMDTGYEFHFPDVTAALKSAMETSSVSQFR; encoded by the coding sequence ATGGCGCTGAACGTCGCAATCACAGGGTCAACGGGTTTTATCGGCCAGACGCTGGTCTCCCGCCTGCGGCAGGAGGGGCACACTGTGACCCGTTTCCTGCGGCCGGGGCCGCGCCGCGTTTTTAACGAACAGACCGCGGATTGGGACCCGGAGCAAGGGATGATCGATGTCCGTTCCTTGGAAAATCAGGATATTGTGATTCATCTTTCCGGGGCCAGCATCGCGGGACACCGATGGACGCCGTCTTACAAAAGGGCGATTCTGGACAGCCGCGTGAACGGGACGCAATTGCTCAGCAAAACCATTGCCAGGCTTGCCAAACCACCCAAAGTTTTATTGTCCGCCTCAGCGGTCGGATTTTATGGTCCTCATCCTCCGGACCGGGCCGTCGATGAAAGCGCCCCCCGGGGCAGGGGGGTTCTGGCGGATGTCTGTGCGGCCTGGGAATCTGCCACGGCGGCCGCCCGCATTGCCGGCATCCGCGTTGTGAATATGCGGATCGGCATGGTGCTGGGACCCTCAGGCGGGGCCCTGGCGAAGATGCTGCCGCCTTTCTGGTGGGGGCTGGGAGGCCCGCTGGGCAATGGACGCCAGATGATGAGCTGGATTGCCCTGGACGACATCCCATCCGCGGTTATGCATCTGATCCGCACAGATTCGCTGGAGGGGCCGGTCAATCTGGTCTCGCCGAAGCCGGTTTCCAACCGGGAGTTTACAAAAATTTTGGCCCGCGTGATCCGCCGCCCGGCCGTTCTTCCTGTTCCGCCGCTGGCGATCAAGGCTTTGTTCGGACAGATGGGGGAAGAGTTGCTGTTGAGTGGCGCGGCCATCTATCCCCGCCGGCTGATGGATACGGGTTATGAATTCCATTTCCCGGATGTCACGGCGGCCTTGAAATCGGCCATGGAAACGTCTTCGGTTTCCCAATTCCGTTAA
- the dnaX gene encoding DNA polymerase III subunit gamma/tau — MSSYLVLARKHRPSQFDEVIGQDNITEMLKGAIASGRIAHAYLFCGPRGIGKTSCARILAKCLNCQDGPTANPCGKCPACEEITKGISFDVLEIDGASNRGIDEIRALRENVKFSPTYGRYKIYIIDEVHMLTTEAFNALLKTLEEPPPHVKFIFATTDPNKVPATIISRCQRFDFKRIPVKTIIELLSQVCKKEKLEISQDALYAVARASQGSLRDSLSILDQVSALSSRAIQGVDVYSMLGLVELDLLFEMTDALAAKDCASALQVLDRIIDQGKDIKQLGKDLVEHFRNLMVIKVGGKTMGKLVDYPVEVKERYLTQSAQFSLPDILKAIDAFIEAQDVSRITESLRIPLEIMFAKLTISSQVPAAISAGPRPAEAVAPAAPPMAAPARPRTAPTAELPQSRDTQPSKPHSADTALLEKPVPAAAANDSAPLDLESVKKSWEAVTYALSREKMSLATYLQEGFPHAVKGNKLSIGFTQEHEFHKETLENQANVQLVERIFSEKLGKMVILEYRIIEGAQAQVQPEEDEPLVKSALETFKGKIVSKWHNG; from the coding sequence ATGTCATCATATCTCGTCTTAGCCAGGAAGCACCGTCCCAGCCAATTCGACGAAGTGATCGGGCAGGACAACATCACCGAAATGCTCAAGGGCGCCATCGCCTCCGGGCGGATCGCCCATGCCTATCTTTTTTGCGGGCCCCGGGGGATCGGGAAGACGTCCTGCGCCCGGATATTGGCGAAATGCCTCAACTGCCAGGACGGGCCGACGGCCAATCCTTGCGGAAAATGCCCGGCCTGCGAAGAGATCACCAAAGGCATCAGTTTCGACGTCCTGGAGATCGACGGGGCCTCGAACCGGGGCATCGACGAGATCCGCGCCCTGCGCGAGAATGTCAAATTTTCCCCCACGTACGGGCGGTATAAAATTTACATCATTGATGAAGTCCACATGCTTACGACGGAAGCGTTCAATGCCCTGTTGAAGACTTTGGAGGAACCGCCGCCTCACGTGAAATTTATTTTTGCCACCACGGATCCCAACAAGGTCCCGGCTACGATCATTTCCCGTTGCCAGCGGTTTGATTTCAAGCGGATCCCGGTCAAGACGATCATCGAGCTTCTCTCCCAGGTCTGCAAAAAGGAAAAACTCGAAATTTCCCAGGACGCGCTATATGCAGTCGCGCGCGCGTCGCAGGGCAGTCTGAGAGATTCCCTGAGCATCCTGGACCAGGTGAGCGCCTTGAGCAGCCGCGCCATTCAGGGGGTTGATGTTTATTCCATGCTGGGGCTGGTGGAGCTGGATCTGTTGTTTGAAATGACCGATGCCCTCGCGGCGAAAGATTGCGCTTCAGCGCTGCAAGTCCTGGACAGGATCATCGACCAGGGCAAGGACATCAAACAATTGGGTAAGGACCTTGTGGAACACTTCCGGAATCTCATGGTGATTAAGGTCGGCGGCAAGACGATGGGAAAATTGGTGGATTACCCTGTGGAAGTGAAGGAAAGGTATCTGACCCAGTCGGCGCAATTTTCCCTGCCGGACATTCTTAAGGCGATCGACGCGTTTATCGAGGCCCAGGACGTGTCCCGAATCACGGAAAGTCTGCGTATCCCGCTGGAGATCATGTTCGCGAAATTGACGATTTCGTCACAGGTCCCGGCTGCGATCAGCGCAGGACCCCGTCCGGCTGAAGCCGTGGCGCCGGCGGCTCCTCCCATGGCCGCGCCTGCCAGGCCTCGGACAGCTCCTACCGCGGAATTACCGCAATCACGTGACACGCAACCCTCGAAGCCCCATTCGGCCGACACTGCCCTTTTAGAGAAACCCGTTCCTGCGGCCGCCGCGAATGACAGCGCGCCATTGGATTTGGAATCGGTGAAGAAATCCTGGGAAGCCGTCACGTACGCTTTAAGCCGCGAAAAGATGTCTCTGGCCACCTATCTACAAGAAGGGTTCCCGCACGCGGTCAAAGGGAACAAGTTGTCCATTGGTTTTACGCAGGAGCATGAATTTCACAAAGAGACCCTTGAGAACCAGGCCAATGTCCAGCTGGTGGAGCGGATTTTCTCTGAAAAACTTGGGAAAATGGTTATCCTGGAATATAGAATTATTGAGGGCGCTCAGGCCCAGGTTCAGCCGGAAGAAGATGAGCCCCTCGTCAAGTCCGCGCTGGAAACGTTTAAAGGGAAGATCGTCAGCAAGTGGCATAACGGGTAA
- a CDS encoding DUF503 domain-containing protein, which translates to MQECVYHTAVMLVSIHIPSAQSLKDKRMVLRSIKDRVRNRFNVSAAELDGQDKWQVATLGFSIVSADSKFIDSSFQKLLALIESYPDLYVCEHAIEML; encoded by the coding sequence ATGCAGGAATGTGTTTATCATACGGCGGTGATGCTGGTGTCCATCCATATCCCGTCGGCACAGTCTTTGAAGGATAAGCGGATGGTCTTGCGCAGCATCAAGGACCGCGTCCGAAACCGTTTTAATGTTTCAGCGGCTGAGCTGGACGGCCAGGACAAATGGCAGGTGGCCACGCTGGGATTTTCCATCGTGAGCGCCGACAGCAAATTCATCGACAGTTCATTCCAAAAACTACTGGCCTTGATCGAGAGCTATCCGGATCTTTATGTCTGTGAGCATGCGATTGAGATGCTTTAG
- a CDS encoding radical SAM protein, which yields MAKVVFCQRFVYSYFGVMAISSVLKKAGHETELVMASGIDKVVEEIVRINPHLVMFSTLTATGDFEWSLEVANSIKRNNGDILTIFGSLHPTLFPDETMSHQAVDMICRGEGEFPMLALCNRLDGRESYSDIPGLWVKSSGGVVKNPLGELIANLDVLPFPDRELYQKYGYFDNLHSIDVIAGRGCLFSCSYCMNTTLKEMSQGKGKFVRKFSPEYIISELEDVKRKFNPRSFTFLDELFTANKGWVREFAQEYKKRIHLPFVCNITVDTIDDESAAYLAEAGVSRICMGIETGNEVMRNNLLNKRFTNGQAEETARLLHKHGIKFLTSNMIGLPGETIDNAFETIELNRKIKADFLYFSVFQPYPHLPITKQLKEEGAIEDVNPADFNTTFFKDSVLKQKNIKQLVNLHKFFLVAVKFPWTKPLIKRLIKLPPNWFFEQVFILSYAWMALACFRRHPLQLMAMGIGNTKIFFEDKRKRKAGPAAGGIQPRPGRLEIDSRAAVS from the coding sequence GTGGCCAAGGTTGTTTTTTGCCAGCGTTTTGTTTATTCCTATTTCGGGGTCATGGCCATTTCTTCCGTGCTTAAAAAGGCGGGGCATGAGACGGAACTGGTGATGGCCTCTGGCATTGACAAGGTTGTTGAGGAGATCGTGCGCATCAATCCGCATTTGGTGATGTTTTCCACCCTGACGGCGACGGGGGATTTTGAATGGTCCCTGGAAGTTGCCAACAGTATCAAGCGAAACAACGGGGACATCCTGACGATTTTTGGCAGTTTGCATCCGACATTATTCCCGGATGAAACGATGAGCCATCAGGCCGTAGACATGATATGCCGTGGAGAAGGGGAGTTCCCCATGCTGGCGTTATGTAACCGCCTGGATGGCCGGGAAAGTTACTCGGACATCCCCGGGCTGTGGGTCAAATCTTCCGGGGGTGTTGTCAAAAATCCGTTGGGTGAGCTGATAGCGAATTTGGATGTCCTGCCTTTCCCGGACCGCGAGCTTTATCAAAAATACGGATATTTTGATAATTTGCACTCCATCGACGTGATCGCAGGGAGGGGGTGCCTTTTTAGCTGTAGTTACTGTATGAACACGACATTGAAAGAAATGTCGCAGGGGAAGGGCAAGTTTGTCAGAAAATTCAGCCCGGAATACATCATCAGCGAATTAGAAGACGTGAAGAGGAAATTTAATCCAAGGTCATTCACCTTCCTGGACGAACTGTTTACAGCCAACAAGGGCTGGGTCAGGGAGTTCGCGCAAGAATACAAAAAGCGCATCCACTTGCCGTTCGTGTGCAACATCACCGTTGATACTATCGATGATGAGAGCGCTGCTTATCTGGCTGAGGCGGGGGTTTCCCGGATATGCATGGGCATTGAAACCGGCAATGAGGTCATGCGGAACAATCTTTTGAATAAACGTTTCACGAACGGGCAGGCCGAAGAAACGGCCCGCCTGCTGCATAAGCACGGCATTAAATTTTTGACCTCGAATATGATCGGATTGCCGGGAGAAACGATCGACAATGCTTTTGAGACTATCGAGCTTAACCGGAAAATAAAAGCCGATTTTCTGTATTTCTCGGTTTTTCAGCCCTACCCGCACCTTCCTATCACCAAGCAGCTCAAGGAGGAGGGGGCGATCGAGGACGTCAACCCCGCAGATTTCAACACAACATTTTTTAAGGATTCGGTTTTAAAGCAGAAAAACATCAAACAACTGGTCAATTTACATAAATTTTTCCTGGTCGCTGTTAAATTTCCGTGGACAAAGCCGCTTATTAAGCGCTTAATTAAACTTCCGCCCAATTGGTTCTTTGAGCAAGTCTTCATTTTAAGTTATGCCTGGATGGCCTTGGCCTGTTTCCGGCGGCATCCTTTGCAACTCATGGCCATGGGGATCGGCAACACAAAAATCTTTTTTGAAGACAAGCGGAAACGGAAAGCAGGCCCAGCGGCTGGGGGCATTCAGCCCCGGCCCGGGCGGCTGGAGATAGATTCGAGGGCCGCCGTGTCCTGA
- a CDS encoding autotransporter domain-containing protein yields MAAAGETRPATTPDQEPLARAIAIPQSVSSGEPEDIEPVAKDLDFQIETGDDYPQPELDSAIHPPKPHNHLQDSPLRKHEITSDMQKSELRKYDNESDMQASPVRKHDINSNMQDSELHRYDIKSNMQESPLIKENTEDYSMLRDENGNLIQDEFSESLLYDKNGKEKNPLPTKSHLYKKDGQLNSDYAPSHLRDKDGKLKPMIEGPSRVYDEDGNIIRPWEDRDLQNDGGGKSRGKPSWLSLFDRDNPRTSFEIGTEAFRYRYVEPGLMKVKGYMYGINTAFTYRVTENKNITSLKKVFGDGNKINMYRLEGRFSSGWLDYESEGSGTHDDENHYALEMRGIAGYDIPMGESNRITPFLGLGWRYLKDDSGGARTTTNHWTYDRESKYFYIPGGVELNSRFGSGWSLTLTAEYDIFLSGRQYSHLEDGPAGSNYDTLKNKQDEGYGARGSLRLMKSGEQLDFFIEPFVRYWNIEDSDVAALTRNGETVPVPGNPDYVQGGLEPKNNTEEYGIKVGIRY; encoded by the coding sequence ATGGCGGCTGCCGGGGAAACCCGTCCTGCAACAACCCCGGATCAGGAACCCCTTGCCCGGGCGATCGCCATTCCCCAGAGTGTCTCTTCCGGTGAACCGGAGGATATTGAACCGGTGGCGAAGGATCTCGATTTCCAGATTGAGACAGGGGATGATTATCCACAGCCGGAACTCGACAGCGCTATTCATCCTCCCAAGCCCCACAATCACCTCCAGGACTCCCCGTTACGCAAGCATGAGATCACCAGTGACATGCAGAAATCCGAATTGCGTAAATATGATAATGAAAGCGACATGCAGGCATCCCCTGTGCGCAAGCATGACATCAACAGTAATATGCAGGATTCAGAGCTCCACAGGTATGACATCAAGTCGAATATGCAGGAATCCCCGCTGATTAAAGAAAATACCGAAGATTATTCGATGCTGCGGGATGAGAACGGGAATCTTATCCAGGATGAATTTTCCGAGTCGCTCTTGTACGACAAGAACGGTAAAGAGAAGAATCCCCTCCCGACGAAATCGCATCTTTACAAAAAGGACGGACAGCTAAACTCAGACTATGCTCCTTCCCACCTGAGGGATAAAGACGGTAAATTGAAACCCATGATTGAAGGGCCGTCGCGTGTTTATGACGAGGACGGGAACATCATCCGCCCATGGGAAGACCGGGACCTCCAGAACGACGGAGGCGGAAAATCGCGAGGGAAGCCGTCCTGGCTTTCATTGTTTGACCGGGATAATCCCCGGACCTCCTTTGAGATAGGGACAGAGGCCTTCCGGTACCGCTACGTCGAGCCGGGATTGATGAAAGTGAAGGGCTATATGTACGGGATCAATACGGCTTTCACTTACAGGGTAACGGAAAACAAGAATATCACGTCCTTGAAGAAAGTTTTTGGCGACGGGAACAAGATCAATATGTACCGGCTGGAAGGCCGGTTCAGCAGCGGATGGCTGGATTATGAGTCGGAAGGTTCCGGGACGCACGATGACGAAAACCACTATGCCCTTGAAATGCGGGGGATCGCCGGTTATGACATTCCGATGGGGGAGTCGAACCGGATCACGCCCTTTCTCGGCCTGGGCTGGCGGTATCTGAAGGATGACAGCGGAGGGGCCAGGACAACAACCAACCACTGGACGTATGACCGTGAATCAAAATATTTCTATATCCCCGGTGGTGTTGAATTGAACAGCCGTTTCGGATCAGGGTGGAGCCTGACCCTGACCGCGGAATACGATATTTTTTTGTCAGGAAGGCAGTATAGCCATTTGGAAGACGGCCCGGCGGGATCGAATTACGACACCCTGAAAAACAAGCAGGACGAGGGATACGGCGCCCGGGGGTCGCTCCGGCTGATGAAATCGGGCGAGCAACTGGATTTCTTCATCGAGCCGTTCGTCCGTTACTGGAACATTGAGGATTCCGATGTCGCGGCGTTGACCAGGAACGGGGAAACCGTCCCCGTACCCGGCAACCCGGACTATGTCCAGGGCGGGTTGGAGCCTAAGAATAACACGGAAGAATACGGAATCAAAGTCGGCATCCGGTATTGA
- the recR gene encoding recombination mediator RecR: MAYPRLIESLIEQLTKLPGVGRRSAERMVFWILNNSREQAEALSDGIVRLKDELKFCRICNNLSENEICLICSDPARDSAMLCVVENPKDLLAIERTGTYRGKYHVLLGALSPTDGRGPEDLKIYRLTERVKNENVREVVIATDPDTEGEMTALHIRNELKPTGVKVSRIGLGIPVGSSVEYVDVSTLTMSMTSRREITL, from the coding sequence ATGGCATATCCGCGGTTGATCGAAAGTCTGATCGAACAGTTGACAAAACTGCCAGGCGTTGGCCGGCGCAGCGCCGAGCGTATGGTTTTCTGGATTCTGAACAATTCCCGGGAACAGGCCGAGGCCCTTTCCGACGGGATTGTGCGCCTGAAGGACGAGTTGAAGTTTTGCCGTATTTGCAACAACCTGAGCGAGAATGAGATTTGTTTGATTTGCTCTGACCCCGCGAGGGATTCCGCCATGCTCTGTGTCGTGGAAAATCCCAAGGACCTTCTGGCCATCGAGCGCACGGGCACATACCGCGGCAAGTACCATGTCCTGCTGGGCGCATTGTCTCCGACGGACGGACGCGGCCCGGAAGACCTGAAAATTTACCGGTTGACGGAGCGCGTGAAAAATGAGAATGTCCGGGAAGTGGTGATCGCCACCGATCCCGACACAGAAGGCGAAATGACGGCCCTGCACATCCGGAACGAACTTAAACCCACGGGTGTCAAAGTCAGCCGGATTGGACTGGGGATCCCGGTGGGAAGTTCCGTTGAGTATGTGGATGTCTCGACCCTCACCATGTCCATGACCTCCAGGCGGGAAATCACGCTTTAA